The Oryza brachyantha chromosome 6, ObraRS2, whole genome shotgun sequence region AGCCCTACCATGTGATCGGTGTACGTTTTCATGGCTAGGCAGACAGACACGCTGTTATTGCGGCTGCTTTCAGCCTGTTACTACTGagtactgtatttttttcactgttttcaatttttcattGGCCATCCAAGGCAATACACATGAGTGTGGTCGCGGTTGACAAGTAGAGTCTATGCTATGATGAAAATGGGACAGGTATTTCCCGTCCACCCGCTCAACCCGAggcttataagaaaaatatgggaaagaaaattaatatatgatattatcCGAGTTTGAAcctgaataaaaaaatataggttaGGATATGAGAAGAGAAATATCCATCCGCACGTCcgatattattaaatatgtaatacAATGTATTATGAGTccacatgtttataaaaattaagttaaTCACTATTTTATAAGCTCACaagtagtattatatatttttccttaaaatATCATTCCTAAACTCTAATCACCTTTCTAGATTTACTAGAGAGAGATTAGAGGTAAAAAATACTCGTTTTTTAATCTGATTCTGGGAAAAATATGGATATATATTAACTGGCACTCCCTGTACCAGATTTcgaattcaaaagaaaatatgagcTAAGATATAAGAATGTTGTCCGACCGTACAACTCCCAGCCTTTGCTTGGGGCTGAAAGGAACGGAGAGTTGgattactacctctgtttttgttttctcttggATTTGTTTacctttaaatatgtatttgttcattcatcttatttaaaaaatttacataattattaattattgttgtgacttattttatccCTAAAGGTATTTTATcatgatttataaatttacttatttgtaaaaaaatataatattacttgtaaaaaaataattttacttacttgaaaaaatatataattacttatttgtaataaacaagatgaatgataataaaaagttaacaatgttaaataaaaaaatggagagagtatttatGTCACATTTTActaatgaagatatggattaTTTGtgccatatttttaaaagcacGATTTCTAAGCTATTTGTGAGctgcatataatattttattcatgcatATGAGTAATTTTCCTCTGTTCATACTCTATCCAATGATCCCGATGGAAGTGTCTTTCATTGTTCCAGGAACTTTCGCAATCTCAACCAAAGGTTGAGAGCCATGTGGCAGCAGGAGCAAATAACACTGGAGTGCAGACTTCGATTGGCAGGGCAAGAAAGGGACAAGAAACAGCTTTGCTTGCCCAAAGTTCAGCACATCAATTATTCAACAGTTGTACGTACAGACAGAAAAATGGTTCAGCTATGTCATCTGTACAGAAGTGCTGCTGCATTTGGCAGCGCTAAATTCGGCTTGAGTCCCTCCCAAATATGAACCTGCGAGTCCAGTCAGACACCACCAGCATCCGTGTACGCCAACTCACTTGTTTGCTGTACAAAGTATGGATACAAATACAATTAGGACAGAAGTTGCAGCTAAACGAATTGTAAGCTCAGGGAGGCAGATTCATGATGCAAGAGATAATAAGGCTGTGAATGGGCTAGAGAGTAATAGCAGAATGAGATGTCATGGTTGTTGATTTGTTCGgagttcagagttcagagttcagacagaTGGTAGATGATGGCCTTGCTTCTGAGAGCAGGTTCTTTACCTTGCATATACAGAGTACCAGAGCCACTGAGTGCTATGGCCCATGGAAACCCAGTCGCCCGGGAGCTCTGCAGCAGCTTGCTCTCCACCCAATGGCACGAATTGCCCAAGATGTTTGTATCTTGAATACCAGGTCATGGAAATATTAGCTAGTATAAGTATAGGAGCAAAGGGCTAGtgttaccaaaaaaaaaggaaaaaatcttGGGTCAATTGACATACATTTCCACAACATACTTGCAAAATAAACGTTGCGAGCATATCTACTTCAAATTGGCTAGGTGCATTCCCAAAATAATACTTAGTAGGTATAACGATAAACGTAAGTACCGGAATGGGCGGAAATTATGTCGTCCTGATCCTGACATGCGCAATGGACCTTCAGGCTCTTCTTTGCACTGGTCCATCTTGTTAAAACATTCAGCAAGATAGTGCCCTTGTTGCGCGGCAACCTGgcaaattttcaagaaatgcAGAATATTTtcacatgcatttttttttcaaaaatcacAACCTATCTAtgagaaacaaatataatggAAGATGAAATGCGTATGGAAATAGAAGCAACCTGAGCTGTTGCTGGAACACTTTTAACCTGGGAATCCACTTTACATAGAGCTTTTTTGAACTCCTCTATGTCAACCACCATTGCTTCCTTGTGGGAATCACCTATGGCATCTTTTATCAAATCCCTAGTGTCAAGCATGTGCATACTTTTCATATACAGTTCTACTTGTGGGTATCTTATACAAATATCTTCAAgaacatcatttatttctttgAGTGTTAGAGTGCCAGAGTTGTCCTTATCAGCCATTTTAAATATTGTTGAAATGTCCTCCTGAATGAAAAGGAATAATTAAGTCAGGGAACTGATGAAATATGAATCAAGCTGATGCTAAACCATATATTTATCATGCTTGTTTATTTGGctaaatataaacttttgaGTGCTGAAATGCACGCTATGgcctacagaaaaaaaattcaatgccTTCGACATTATCTTGcaatgaatctatatatccACAAGGTACTGTATACTTGTCAGCTTCCCAATGCAGAAATGTGACTAGCACGATCAATTCAAGGTATGGAATTGGAAGGCAAGAACAATTGGCCCTGTCAAGTAATATGTAAGAAATACTTTACACATACCATTATTTTCCTTTGAGTTATTGAAGCACAGTCACCAATTGCATAGATACCATCACACTCATGAACTCTTAACCATTCATTAGTTGCCAAGACTCGCCGATTGGTCTGTTATAGGAGGGAACATTCGAACACTTCAACtaaatgtttgaaataaaatatgatcgGGGCAAAATGGAGAAGTGCCAATACCACCAGCATACCAAACagctttatttaaatttaacaacCTGACCGATCTGATGCATGAAGTCCATAACAACAGGACGAGTACCAATACCCGCAGACCAGACAGCCATTCCATATGGTACCGATACTTCACCAAGTGATTTGCTCTTCATTGTAATCAAATCATCAGAGACTTTTATCACTCTGTATCCTGTATTCACCTCAATACCGTCTCTCTGGAACTTCGTTTCAGCAAATGTGGCTATCCTTTGGTCAAACCTGAAATAACACATATTAATCACAGAGGAAGGTAATCTGCTGATGCTACACCAGATGGTACCAATGTACAAAAATACGAAACTTTTGTTTTCATAAAGTTTGGAATGCTTGCTAGAAAACAAATCATCACTGCCTAAAATCTAGTCAAAATATTTAGCAGAAAACAGAAACAACTACAATCAATTTTCTACTTCAGAGGGCTAAACTGTTTTCTTAAAATAGCAAGggctcaaaattttaatgtatccCCAGGGAAACTTAGTGCATGTGTGTCCAAAAGGTTAACAGTGATCTTCAATGAGTGGTGTCAGAGCATGCCCAAGAAGCCCCGGTATGTTAGTTCCCCCTGTTCCCTGGAGGATTTTTGTTCgttacaaaaagaaaatcactATGTCCAGTTCTTTATATGAACCATGCAACTACATATATTACTGATTATCACAACAGCAATATCTGATATGCTAGTAATGTCTTACATAGTCTTACATATTCAATATATGTTCACCGGACTGAATAATTGTTATCTTCACAAAATCTTCAATTGCAGGATATATCTTCACCAGATCCTCGACAAGAAAATCATGCAGCTCAGCAGCAAATTCAACCCCAGTGGGCCCGCCACCAATAATCACGAAGTG contains the following coding sequences:
- the LOC102715592 gene encoding external alternative NAD(P)H-ubiquinone oxidoreductase B1, mitochondrial → MGFFFASRAAARFLGEARISHPGVSTAALLLAAASGGGLVAYADSAAENASEQSQEAPKKKKVVVLGTGWAGTSFLKDLDCSKYEVKVISPRNYFAFTPLLPSVTCGTVEARSIVEPIRKMLEKKRKDVTFYEAECFKIDASKKAVHCRSAVGTNFDGNGDFMVDYDYLVVALGATVNTFGTPGVMEHCYFLKEVEDAQKIRRNVIDCFEKASLPNISEEEKRRILHFVIIGGGPTGVEFAAELHDFLVEDLVKIYPAIEDFVKITIIQSGEHILNMFDQRIATFAETKFQRDGIEVNTGYRVIKVSDDLITMKSKSLGEVSVPYGMAVWSAGIGTRPVVMDFMHQIGQTNRRVLATNEWLRVHECDGIYAIGDCASITQRKIMEDISTIFKMADKDNSGTLTLKEINDVLEDICIRYPQVELYMKSMHMLDTRDLIKDAIGDSHKEAMVVDIEEFKKALCKVDSQVKSVPATAQVAAQQGHYLAECFNKMDQCKEEPEGPLRMSGSGRHNFRPFRYKHLGQFVPLGGEQAAAELPGDWVSMGHSTQWLWYSVYASKQVSWRTRMLVVSDWTRRFIFGRDSSRI